A genomic stretch from Setaria italica strain Yugu1 chromosome VII, Setaria_italica_v2.0, whole genome shotgun sequence includes:
- the LOC101775470 gene encoding microtubule-associated protein tau-like, which translates to MAATRKPRSPPAAASGDHHRFLRPGALARLRDARLRRGGRASRLPPPSSPAPASPPASPPPPAAGDGDGEGGAAVPYFVPVTRLLAPQCPQRKKLAAAKYAVLFSPPPPSPDLPLEAVIEFLSSPDMVVAAH; encoded by the coding sequence ATGGCGGCCACCCGCAAGCCCCgctccccgcccgccgccgccagcggcgaCCACCACCGGTTCCTCCGCCCCGGGGccctcgcccgcctccgcgaCGCCAGGCTCCGCCGCGGGGGCCGCGCCTCCCGCCTGCCcccgccctcgtcgccggcgccggcgtcccctcccgcgtcgcctcctcctcctgcggctggcgacggcgacggcgagggcggcgcggccgtgccGTACTTCGTGCCCGTCACGAGGCTCCTCGCGCCGCAGTGCCCCCAGCGGAAGAAGCTCGCGGCGGCCAAGTACGCGGTGCTCttctccccgccgcccccgAGCCCTGATCTGCCCCTCGAGGCGGTTATCGAGTTCCTGAGCTCGCCTGACATGGTGGTCGCCGCCCACTAG
- the LOC101775887 gene encoding CAP-Gly domain-containing linker protein 1, protein MSSRNRSATATAAAAASCAAPAAAAAPSLRTPRRLRRRPVKASASGGGRRSGPATPLLKWDVGGGGGGGEGRKVGGGEEAGAGAREKAREVSVRRLAAGVWRLRPPEAVAGATAAGGAERRVRVGVEHIPRHLQVQLLKQNTLGHHQSMKNEASSPISVLERKSGELHKVQLHATSTTMEKATKWEPEDRKGMESHDAYLIASQLNLLDEQQDTTYVANLQMELQQVRDRVTELETERRSAKKKLDHLFKKLAEEKAAWRNREHEKVRAILEDMKADLDHEKKNRRRLEMINLKLVNELKEAKMSAKQLLQEYETERKARELTEEVCNELAREVEEDKAEIEALKQDSLKLREEVDEERKMLQMAEVWREERVQMKLVDAKLTLDAKYTQLSKLQQDVEAFISACSCANGDITVVEEAENIIQAIKSVRAQDAEFRYEPPAASEDIFSIFEELRPSEEPVIKEIEPCYKNNSAKCESEIQEASPMTDIFLEKKAKVYSNKSPQDESDTEDGSSWETISHEDMQGSSGSPDGSEPSVNNKICDGSISWKSGNDFEYRGNEKLKDDLTDAYLTNVNQPKKKESAISKLWKSSRPKNSEICKKDAVETVNARSSNVRLSVGTYSTVESGIQEIGLSPPSVGQWSSPDSMNIQFNRGFKGCIEYPRTSQKHSLKAKLMEARMESQKVQLRQVLKQKI, encoded by the exons ATGAGCTCCAGGAaccgctccgccaccgccaccgccgccgccgccgcctcatgcGCTGCcccggctgcggctgcggcgccgTCTCtacggacgccgcggcggctgcgacGGCGGCCCGTTAAGGCctcggcgtcgggcggcgggcggcggagcgggccCGCCACGCCGCTGTTGAAATGGgacgtgggcggcggcggcggaggaggtgagGGGAGGAaggtgggtggcggcgaggaggcgggggccggcgcgcgGGAGAAGGCGAGGGAGGTGTCAGTGCGGAGGCTCGCGGCCGGGGTGTGGCGGCTGCGCCCGCCCGAGGCGGTGGCCGGGGCCACCGCGGCCGGAGGCGCCGAGAGGAGGGTCCGCGTGGGTGTCGAG CATATCCCAAGGCATCTACAAGTCCAGCTTCTCAAGCAGAACACTTTGGGCCATCACCAGAGTATGAAGAATGAGGCTTCAAGCCCCATTTCTGTTTTGGAGAGGAAGAGTGGAGAGCTTCACAAG GTACAACTTCATGCTACTTCCACTACAATGGAAAAGGCAACAAAATGGGAGCCTGAGGACAGAAAAGGAATGGAATCACATGATGCGTATCTGATAGCCAGCCAGCTAAATCTTCTTGACGAGCAGCAAGACACAACTTATGTTGCTAACCTCCAGATGGAGCTCCAGCAAGTACGTGATAGGGTGACTGAGCTGGAAACTGAGCGGCGGTCAGCTAAGAAGAAGCTTGACCACCTGTTCAAGAAACttgcagaggagaaagcggcttGGAGGAATAGAGAGCATGAGAAAGTACGTGCCATTCTTGAAGATATGAAGGCGGACCTTGATCACGAGAAGAAAAACAGGAGGCGGCTAGAGATGATTAACTTGAAGCTCGTCAATGAGTTGAAGGAGGCCAAGATGTCAGCGAAGCAGCTGTTACAAGAGTACGAGACAGAGAGGAAGGCGCGCGAGCTCACTGAGGAGGTGTGCAATGAGCTGGCAAGAGAGGTGGAGGAAGACAAAGCTGAGATTGAGGCCTTGAAACAGGACTCCCTGAAGCTGCGAGAGGAGGTGGATGAGGAGCGGAAGATGCTGCAGATGGCTGAGGTGTGGCGTGAAGAACGGGTGCAGATGAAGCTTGTTGATGCAAAACTTACTCTCGATGCCAAATACACACAGCTGAGCAAACTGCAACAGGATGTTGAGGCTTTTATTTCTGCATGCAGCTGTGCTAATGGAGACATCACGGTAGTAGAAGAAGCAGAGAACATAATACAGGCAATCAAGTCAGTCAGAGCCCAAGATGCTGAATTCAGATATGAGCCCCCGGCTGCCTCAGAAGACATATTTTCCATTTTTGAGGAGCTGCGTCCGAGTGAGGAACCTGTCATCAAGGAGATTGAGCCATGCTACAAGAATAACTCTGCCAAATGTGAATCAGAAATTCAAGAGGCTAGCCCAATGACAGATATATTCCTCGAAAAGAAAGCCAAGGTGTACTCAAATAAAAGCCCTCAAGATGAAAGCGACACTGAAGATGGCAGCAGCTGGGAGACAATAAGTCATGAAGATATGCAGGGTTCAAGTGGTTCACCTGACGGAAGCGAACCATCAGTCAACAACAAGATCTGTGATGGAAGCATATCTTGGAAAAGTGGAAATGATTTTGAGTACAGGGGGAATGAGAAGCTAAAGGATGATTTGACCGATGCATACCTGACAAACGTGAACCAACCCAAGAAGAAAGAATCAGCCATATCGAAGCTCTGGAAGTCATCACGCCCAAAGAACAGTGAGATATGTAAGAAAGATGCCGTCGAAACAGTTAATGCGAGATCATCCAATGTTCGGCTGTCAGTCGGGACTTACTCCACTGTTGAAAGTGGCATTCAGGAAATAGGACTCAGTCCACCGAGCGTCGGGCAGTGGAGCTCCCCTGACTCGATGAACATTCAATTCAACAGGGGCTTCAAGGGCTGTATAGAGTACCCGCGGACGTCCCAGAAGCACAGCTTGAAGGCAAAGCTCATGGAGGCACGGATGGAGAGCCAGAAGGTCCAGCTCCGGCAGGTGCTCAAGCAGAAGATTTAG
- the LOC101776294 gene encoding nucleolar and coiled-body phosphoprotein 1, whose amino-acid sequence MDFTAPSFSLGFDSDEDDPPTPVGSDRREQLRGYAAPDPPSFSLGFDDDDDVEEEPRPPAGGRREERARRSAVPDPPSFSLGFDDDDDVEEEPRPPAGGRREERARGSAAPDPPSFSLGFDDDDGEILVTGQRHQQARPQVAPRAPTSAGAVDEEDYFDLAGSKQPPPETNRFKRLRKGPAPAHPAPTPHVRRCEAPDAPSFSLGISDDDDDDFLADGQHQKQPRAPVAPRAPSSFIAGDRRPEPAQREMTPLKRLRKGPALPHLAPTPPPLKAPGPPAAEVSPLMSENAATGAVGTGSLEDDIEDWTTDEDRPVRDVPPSVGSCSTSSNSKFSLLNRGVLMTQSSTKANTSKFTQTPNFSASKSLEESCSKKLLPKITISPMRKILLLDSDTDADDEENQNKAKKPSPVKKRQKSMHKYMQEKSTFQENRKHQGSTTVQKSEAVMNNNWATPAFDEFCNEYFNSTKDAGSSQQKEGNSFSCSKVSQPKYPDEMEGHFQQQSTSSGGVLDDNLDGRPPAMHYFFHQDPRVRDLVRDRLQHFLPTGAGSKRENEQSRGKSLSYRRQFHSSAATNDEWVTPNRGIPVPTDVGKRRVHASGTQSGSGHWLTNDSGRRVYVSKNGQELTGQNAYRQYQKESGRGFNRYKKKGSSGAKRGAAKVKVETRVKPTSSGTKRGAAKVKIETAAKQSTSRAKRKR is encoded by the exons ATGGACTTCACGGCGCCCTCCTTCTCGCTGGGTTTCGATTCGGATGAGGATGACCCCCCTACCCCGGTCGGGAGCGACCGGCGCGAGCAGCTGCGAGGGTACGCGGCGCCCGATCCGCCGTCGTTCTCCCTGGgcttcgacgacgacgacgacgtcgaggAGGAGCCCCGCCCCCCAGCGGGAGGTCGCCGGGAGGAGCGCGCGCGGAGGTCCGCGGTCCCCGACCCGCCGTCGTTCTCCCTGGGCttcgacgatgacgacgacgttgAGGAGGAACCCCGACCCCCCGCGGGAGGCCGTCgggaggagcgggcgcgggggtCCGCGGCGCCCGACCCGCCGTCATTCTCCCTGGgcttcgacgacgacgacggtgaaaTACTCGTCACCGGCCAGCGTCACCAGCAGGCGCGGCCGCAGGTGGCGCCCCGAGCTCCCACTTCGGCCGGCGCTGTAGATGAGGAGGATTACTTTGACCTCGCCGGTAgcaagcagccgccgccggagaccaATCGATTCAAGCGGCTACGGAAGGGCCCTGCGCCAGCCCACCCAGCGCCAACTCCGCACGTGCGGCGCTGTGAGGCGCCCGATGCACCCTCCTTTTCGCTGGGCATcagcgacgacgatgatgacgattTCCTTGCTGACGGCCAGCATCAGAAGCAACCGAGAGCACCGGTAGCTCCTCGTGCTCCCTCGTCGTTCATCGCTGGTGACCGAAGGCCAGAGCCAGCCCAGCGCGAAATGACTCCACTTAAGCGGCTGCGGAAGGGCCCTGCGCTGCCACATCTGGCGCCAACACCACCTCCTCTCAAGGCGCCAGGACCACCTGCAGCGGAAGTGTCTCCATTGATGAGTGAAAATGCAGCAACGGGTGCGGTTGGGACTGGGAGTTTGGAAGACGATATTGAAGATTGGACCACAGACGAGGACCGACCAGTCCGAG ATGTGCCACCATCTGTTGGTAGTTGCAGCACTTCCAGTAACTCAAAATTCTCCCTGCTCAACCGTGGTGTCCTTATGACTCAATCATCAACCAAAGCAAATACATCAAAATTTACACAGACACCAAATTTTTCTGCTTCAAAATCTTTGGAAGAAAGCTGTTCAAAGAAATTACTTCCTAAGATAACAataagcccgatgaggaaaatcCTTTTGCTGGACTCTGACACTGATGCAGACGACGAAGAGAATCAAAATAAAGCAAAGAAGCCAAGCCCTGTTAAAAAGAGACAAAAATCCATGCACAAATATATGCAGGAAAAGTCTACCTTTCAGGAAAACAGGAAGCACCAAGGGAGCACTACTGTGCAGAAGAGCGAAGCTGTGATGAATAACAATTGGGCAACACCTGCCTTTGATGAGTTCTGCAATGAATACTTCAATTCTACGAAAGATGCAGGATCTTCTCAGCAGAAAGAAGGCAACAGTTTTTCTTGTTCCAAGGTTTCTCAACCCAAATACCCTGATGAAATGGAAGGGCATTTCCAGCAACAAAGCACTTCAAGTGGAGGTGTACTAGATGACAACCTGGATGGTCGTCCTCCTGCCATGCATTATTTCTTCCATCAAGACCCAAGGGTGCGAGATCTAGTCCGTGATAGGCTGCAGCATTTCCTTCCCACTGGAGCAGGAAGTAAGAGAGAAAATGAGCAAAGCAGAGGAAAAAGTCTCAGCTACAG GAGGCAGTTCCACTCGAGTGCAGCTACAAATGATGAGTGGGTGACACCAAATAGAGGGATCCCAGTTCCAACTGATGTTGGTAAAAGAAGGGTGCATGCCAGTGGAACTCAATCTGGCTCTGGCCATTGGTTAACTAATGACAGCGGGAGGAGG gtTTATGTCTCAAAAAATGGGCAGGAGTTGACTGGCCAAAATGCCTATCGACAATATCAAAAG GAAAGTGGCAGGGGATTCAACAGGTACAAGAAGAAAGGTTCATCTGGAGCCAAACGTGGTGCTGCTAAAGTGAAAGTTGAAACCAGAGTGAAGCCAACTTCATCTGGAACCAAACGAGGTGCTGCTAAGGTGAAAATTGAAACTGCAGCGAAGCAAAGCACAAGTAGAGCAAAAAGGAAGCGGTGA